In Nostoc sp. CENA543, a single genomic region encodes these proteins:
- a CDS encoding serine/threonine-protein kinase — translation MSDPNIGRFLGKRYQLQELIGTGAMGRVYRAKDILLGGVPIAVKFLSLSMHNEKMRLQDRFEREAKTCALLGQKSIHIVRVMDYGVDEHNTPYYVMEYLQGQSLNQIIRQQHLTLPRFLSMTRQICLGLKCAHDGIPVDGAIYPIIHRDIKPSNILVIQDASFGELVKILDFGIAKLLQGNGDHTKYYLGTLAYSSPEQMEGKELDNRSDIYSLGVMMFEMLTGKMPVIASSHSFGAWYKAHHHLAPRTFAQVAPNLLVPKELENLVMSCLAKIAKDRPQNISEILQALESIEQHQNARLTTPPEPELPTQSHNKTVTSKTTTEQKTNSNSPLQLAPIKNEITFSTSWPKNKPIADIVFPQPISINHEVVPALWVMLPQREIIQRLVCSRYNQFLFITAPHPMMLWITVLYNRKYGAKWLPYYLDLKTNLGQEMVNLMVKTGYYRLLLFARESPNSCSHVLVASIASAQCQRLQQWMMSAKSFVSVTDPQISKNLLKQEYEKIKPQILAKLDTIDTDSAFDISG, via the coding sequence ATGTCAGACCCCAACATCGGCCGTTTTCTTGGTAAACGCTACCAATTACAAGAACTAATTGGTACTGGCGCAATGGGTAGAGTATATCGTGCTAAGGATATTTTGTTGGGAGGCGTACCCATTGCTGTGAAGTTTCTTTCGTTGTCAATGCACAACGAAAAGATGCGACTACAAGACAGATTTGAGCGAGAAGCAAAAACCTGTGCCTTATTAGGACAAAAAAGTATCCATATTGTCAGAGTCATGGATTATGGCGTAGATGAACATAACACTCCTTACTATGTTATGGAATATCTACAAGGACAAAGCCTCAACCAAATTATTCGCCAACAGCATCTAACTTTACCTCGCTTTTTGAGCATGACGCGTCAAATTTGTCTGGGCTTAAAATGCGCTCATGATGGTATTCCGGTAGATGGTGCGATCTACCCAATCATTCATCGTGATATTAAACCTAGCAATATTCTGGTGATTCAAGACGCTAGTTTTGGCGAACTGGTCAAAATTTTAGATTTCGGCATAGCTAAACTACTACAAGGTAATGGTGATCATACTAAATATTATTTAGGAACGCTCGCCTATTCATCTCCCGAACAAATGGAAGGTAAAGAACTTGATAATCGTTCGGATATTTATAGTTTGGGTGTGATGATGTTTGAAATGTTAACAGGTAAAATGCCTGTGATCGCATCGAGCCATTCCTTTGGCGCATGGTATAAAGCACATCACCATCTCGCACCACGCACTTTTGCTCAAGTTGCACCTAATTTGCTCGTTCCTAAAGAATTAGAAAATTTAGTGATGAGTTGTTTAGCCAAAATTGCCAAGGATCGCCCTCAAAATATCAGTGAAATACTCCAAGCTTTAGAGTCTATTGAACAGCATCAAAATGCACGCCTCACCACTCCACCAGAACCTGAACTACCTACTCAATCCCACAACAAAACTGTCACGTCAAAAACAACAACTGAACAGAAAACCAACAGCAATAGTCCTTTACAATTAGCTCCAATTAAGAATGAAATTACTTTCTCAACTTCTTGGCCAAAAAATAAACCTATAGCTGACATTGTTTTTCCTCAACCTATCTCTATCAATCATGAGGTAGTACCAGCTTTGTGGGTGATGTTACCACAACGGGAAATTATTCAACGTCTAGTTTGTAGCCGTTACAATCAATTTCTGTTCATTACTGCTCCCCACCCCATGATGTTATGGATTACTGTTCTCTATAACCGTAAATATGGGGCGAAATGGTTGCCTTACTACCTTGACCTCAAAACCAACCTGGGTCAAGAAATGGTTAACTTAATGGTCAAAACAGGTTACTATCGTCTGTTATTATTTGCGCGGGAATCACCTAATAGCTGTTCTCATGTTCTAGTTGCTAGTATTGCCTCTGCTCAATGTCAAAGGTTGCAACAGTGGATGATGTCCGCTAAAAGCTTTGTGTCTGTAACTGATCCCCAAATTAGCAAAAATCTGCTCAAACAAGAATATGAAAAGATTAAACCTCAGATTTTAGCCAAGTTAGACACAATTGATACCGATTCTGCATTTGATATCTCTGGATAG
- a CDS encoding anhydro-N-acetylmuramic acid kinase, which produces METTAPQRVIGLISGTSVDGIDAALVEISGTDLDLQVELLAGETYPYPRELREKILAVCAGAAISMAELAELDDAIAKNFAQAAQNIQQNHQPATLIGSHGQTVYHRPPENKGLGYTLQLGRGDLIAHLTNITTVSNFRVADIAIGGHGAPLVPRVDAFLLSHPQEGRCIQNVGGIGNVAYIPPRRHDWLQKIRGWDTGPGNSLLDLAVERLTDGAKTYDDGGAWAASGHPCYPLVEEWLTQEYFHIHPPKSTGRELFGVDYLNQCFQDAQPYQLTPADMLATLTELTAASIAHSYRTFLPEMPNRVFLCGGGSRNLYLRQRLQVLLGDIPVLTTDDVGLNANFKEAIAFAVLAYWKQLHLPGNLPTATGAPYEVPLGEVHQPPSRQPA; this is translated from the coding sequence ATGGAAACTACTGCACCTCAGCGCGTGATTGGTCTCATCAGTGGTACATCTGTAGATGGTATAGATGCCGCTTTAGTCGAAATTTCTGGTACAGATTTAGATTTGCAAGTTGAGTTACTAGCAGGAGAAACCTATCCCTATCCCAGAGAACTGAGAGAGAAAATATTGGCAGTTTGTGCCGGTGCAGCTATTTCAATGGCAGAATTAGCAGAGTTAGATGATGCGATCGCTAAAAATTTTGCCCAAGCAGCCCAAAATATTCAACAAAACCACCAGCCAGCCACTTTAATCGGTTCTCACGGTCAAACTGTATATCATAGACCGCCTGAGAACAAGGGACTTGGGTATACTCTACAACTCGGACGCGGAGATTTAATTGCTCACCTCACAAACATCACGACTGTGAGCAATTTTCGCGTTGCTGATATTGCTATTGGTGGTCACGGTGCGCCTCTAGTACCAAGAGTTGATGCTTTTTTACTCAGTCATCCCCAAGAAGGGCGTTGCATTCAAAATGTGGGGGGAATTGGTAACGTTGCGTATATTCCTCCCCGTCGCCACGATTGGTTACAGAAAATTCGCGGTTGGGATACAGGCCCTGGTAATAGTTTGCTCGATTTAGCAGTAGAGCGATTAACAGATGGGGCTAAAACCTACGATGATGGTGGTGCATGGGCTGCTAGTGGTCATCCCTGCTATCCCTTAGTGGAAGAATGGCTAACACAAGAATATTTTCATATTCATCCCCCCAAATCCACTGGACGAGAGTTATTTGGTGTAGATTACCTAAATCAATGTTTTCAAGACGCTCAACCATATCAACTGACTCCGGCTGATATGTTAGCAACATTAACAGAACTCACAGCCGCTTCCATTGCTCATAGTTATCGCACCTTTTTACCAGAAATGCCCAACCGCGTCTTTTTATGTGGCGGCGGTAGTCGAAATTTGTATTTACGGCAGAGATTACAAGTATTATTGGGAGATATACCAGTTTTAACTACCGATGATGTAGGTTTGAATGCCAATTTTAAAGAAGCGATCGCTTTTGCTGTCTTAGCCTACTGGAAACAATTACATCTCCCAGGTAACTTACCGACGGCTACAGGCGCACCCTACGAAGTCCCATTAGGAGAGGTTCATCAACCCCCAAGCCGACAACCAGCCTAG
- a CDS encoding PEP-CTERM sorting domain-containing protein (PEP-CTERM proteins occur, often in large numbers, in the proteomes of bacteria that also encode an exosortase, a predicted intramembrane cysteine proteinase. The presence of a PEP-CTERM domain at a protein's C-terminus predicts cleavage within the sorting domain, followed by covalent anchoring to some some component of the (usually Gram-negative) cell surface. Many PEP-CTERM proteins exhibit an unusual sequence composition that includes large numbers of potential glycosylation sites. Expression of one such protein has been shown restore the ability of a bacterium to form floc, a type of biofilm.): MFFKKLACFAALSASAIASIAYAGSAQAISFKITTGVNGPNGVTNQGAYSEFWQDPNVTTIDFNNGVAPTTGFAQYSFQKNDGSSSVRSDTWAPAGAAGEVNTSKYLAVFQGNAVTINLASTLNYFGIDWGAISPGNVFSFYKDNTLIKSFTTEDVNPVAPIRASQHGGEGNGYLHFYSDSLLDNFNKIVITQLGGGGFESDNHSFNAGTGRFKGFDPKTTPEPGMILGMLAVGGMFVNQRRKQKLQDAK, from the coding sequence ATGTTCTTCAAAAAACTCGCTTGTTTCGCTGCTCTTTCCGCTTCTGCGATCGCTTCTATTGCTTACGCTGGTTCTGCTCAAGCTATTAGCTTCAAGATTACCACAGGTGTTAACGGCCCCAACGGTGTAACTAATCAAGGAGCTTATTCTGAATTCTGGCAAGATCCCAATGTCACCACTATTGATTTTAACAACGGTGTAGCACCTACTACTGGTTTTGCTCAATACTCATTTCAAAAAAATGATGGTAGCAGCAGCGTTCGCTCTGATACCTGGGCCCCAGCAGGCGCAGCAGGTGAAGTCAATACTTCTAAGTATTTAGCAGTTTTCCAAGGTAATGCAGTTACTATTAATCTTGCCAGCACTCTCAATTATTTCGGTATTGACTGGGGTGCAATTAGCCCAGGTAACGTCTTCTCTTTCTACAAAGACAACACATTGATTAAATCATTCACCACCGAAGATGTTAATCCCGTTGCACCTATTAGAGCCTCTCAACATGGAGGTGAAGGAAATGGTTATCTTCACTTCTACTCTGATAGCTTACTAGATAACTTCAACAAGATTGTAATCACCCAACTAGGTGGCGGTGGTTTTGAAAGTGATAACCACTCTTTCAACGCTGGAACTGGTAGATTTAAAGGCTTTGATCCTAAAACTACTCCTGAACCCGGCATGATCTTGGGAATGCTGGCTGTTGGTGGTATGTTTGTGAACCAACGTCGTAAGCAGAAGTTGCAAGACGCTAAATAA
- the kdpC gene encoding K(+)-transporting ATPase subunit C → MPFIREIIKIIRITLVLWLVTGIIYPLAILVIGQGLFPFQANGSIRQNLEAQAIGSELIGQVFASDKYFHGRPSAVRYSQGRRAKPTGISGASNLAPGNPELVNRIVERANELRDENIQPIADLIYTSGSGLDPHISINAARQQVERVARARDIQEDEILPLINQYTEGRFLGIFGEPGVNILRLNYNLDLQDITRQKKQ, encoded by the coding sequence ATGCCTTTTATTCGAGAAATCATCAAAATAATTCGGATTACCCTGGTTCTGTGGTTAGTCACAGGTATTATTTATCCCCTCGCTATTTTAGTTATTGGTCAAGGTTTATTTCCCTTTCAAGCTAACGGTAGCATCAGACAAAATCTTGAGGCTCAAGCTATCGGCTCAGAATTAATCGGTCAGGTATTTGCTTCAGACAAATACTTTCACGGTCGTCCTAGTGCAGTCAGATACTCTCAAGGACGAAGAGCCAAGCCAACGGGTATCTCTGGTGCTAGCAATCTCGCCCCAGGAAATCCAGAATTAGTCAACCGCATCGTCGAAAGAGCTAACGAACTCCGAGACGAAAATATTCAACCAATAGCTGATTTAATTTATACCTCCGGCTCTGGATTAGATCCTCATATTTCGATTAATGCTGCTAGACAACAAGTAGAAAGAGTAGCTCGCGCCCGTGATATTCAAGAAGATGAGATCCTACCTTTGATTAATCAATATACTGAAGGCAGATTTTTAGGAATTTTTGGTGAACCGGGAGTTAATATTTTAAGGTTGAATTATAACCTTGACCTACAAGATATTACCCGCCAAAAGAAACAATAA
- the kdpB gene encoding potassium-transporting ATPase subunit KdpB: MIPAAPTPKTKSRRQARKKGKVKTRGIYLRAIADAFIKLNPKSAIRNPVMFLVWVGTLITLASTIDPNLFGQTQLQNPQLFNGILTGILFFTVWFANFAEAIAEGRGKAQADALRSTKSETPAKKLSPDGTISEVPSTSLRQGDTIYLVAGDIIPVDGEVMMGVASVDESAITGESAPVLKESGSDIASSVTGGTRILSDELIVRVTADPGKGFIDRMIALVEGAERSKTPNEIALTVLLAVLSLVFLFVIATLPAFAYYADSPVSVPILVALFVALIPTTIGGLLSAIGIAGMDRVAQFNVIATSGKAVEACGDINTLVLDKTGTITLGNRLAEEFIPINGHTMEEIASVAWVTSVFDDTPEGKSIVRLAEKLGVRFDFDFNQAQGVEFSAKTRMSGTNLPGGREARKGAVGAIKGFVRSRNGQISPELDTAYERVSQQGGTPLAVCLDGEIYGVVYLKDIVKPGIRDRFDQLRRMGVRTIMLTGDNHITASVIAQEAGVDEYIAEATPEDKINVIQREQAKGKLVAMTGDGTNDAPALAQANVGVAMNTGTQAAKEAANMVDLDSDPTKLIDIVSIGKQLLITRGALTTFSIANDIAKYFAILPVIFAGANLQSLNVMNLTSTKSAILSALIYNALIIPALIPLALTGVKFRPLTANQLLQRNILIYGLGGVIAPFIAIKLLDIVITLVGLA; the protein is encoded by the coding sequence ATGATTCCAGCTGCACCTACCCCTAAAACTAAATCTCGTCGTCAAGCCCGCAAGAAAGGCAAAGTTAAAACTAGAGGGATTTACCTTAGAGCCATTGCGGATGCTTTTATTAAGCTCAATCCCAAATCCGCTATCCGAAATCCGGTGATGTTTTTGGTTTGGGTGGGAACCCTCATCACCTTGGCTAGCACCATTGATCCCAATCTATTCGGACAAACCCAACTACAAAACCCCCAACTCTTTAACGGCATCTTAACAGGGATCTTATTCTTTACAGTTTGGTTTGCTAACTTCGCTGAAGCCATAGCGGAAGGGCGTGGGAAAGCTCAAGCTGATGCTTTGCGCTCCACAAAATCCGAAACCCCAGCCAAAAAACTCTCCCCCGATGGCACAATTAGCGAAGTTCCATCTACTAGCCTCAGACAAGGTGACACGATTTATCTAGTGGCTGGGGATATCATTCCCGTCGATGGGGAAGTAATGATGGGGGTGGCTTCTGTAGATGAGTCTGCCATTACTGGGGAATCTGCACCAGTCCTCAAAGAATCCGGCTCAGATATCGCCAGTTCCGTAACTGGGGGGACTCGTATCCTTTCTGATGAATTAATTGTCCGCGTTACTGCCGACCCAGGTAAAGGCTTTATTGACCGCATGATAGCCTTAGTAGAAGGGGCAGAACGCAGCAAAACTCCCAATGAAATCGCTCTGACAGTATTACTAGCTGTTTTGAGTTTGGTGTTTTTATTCGTCATTGCTACCTTACCCGCCTTTGCTTACTATGCCGATAGTCCCGTGAGTGTGCCGATTTTAGTCGCCTTATTTGTCGCTTTAATTCCTACTACCATTGGTGGTTTACTCAGTGCCATTGGGATTGCGGGGATGGATAGAGTCGCCCAATTTAATGTCATCGCCACATCAGGTAAAGCTGTGGAAGCTTGCGGTGATATTAATACCCTAGTCCTTGATAAAACCGGCACAATTACTTTAGGAAATCGCTTAGCAGAAGAGTTTATCCCTATTAACGGTCACACAATGGAGGAAATAGCTAGTGTCGCCTGGGTAACTAGCGTTTTTGATGACACCCCCGAAGGTAAATCTATTGTTCGCCTAGCTGAAAAATTGGGTGTAAGATTTGACTTCGACTTCAACCAAGCCCAAGGAGTAGAATTTTCTGCGAAAACCCGCATGAGTGGAACAAACTTACCAGGGGGAAGAGAAGCGCGTAAAGGTGCAGTAGGAGCGATTAAAGGCTTTGTCCGTTCTCGCAACGGTCAAATTTCCCCAGAACTAGATACTGCTTATGAAAGAGTTTCCCAGCAGGGAGGGACACCTTTAGCAGTGTGCTTAGATGGTGAAATTTATGGCGTGGTCTATCTCAAAGATATTGTAAAACCAGGTATCCGCGATCGCTTCGACCAGTTACGCCGTATGGGTGTGCGTACAATCATGCTCACAGGCGATAACCACATTACCGCCTCCGTCATCGCCCAAGAAGCAGGGGTGGATGAATATATTGCCGAAGCCACACCAGAAGATAAAATCAACGTTATTCAACGAGAACAAGCCAAAGGTAAACTCGTCGCCATGACAGGGGACGGTACAAATGACGCACCAGCCCTAGCTCAAGCTAATGTCGGTGTAGCTATGAATACAGGTACACAAGCCGCCAAAGAAGCTGCCAACATGGTAGATTTGGACTCCGACCCCACCAAATTAATTGATATCGTCAGTATTGGTAAACAATTGCTCATTACACGGGGAGCATTAACCACCTTTTCCATTGCCAATGATATTGCTAAATACTTTGCCATTCTCCCTGTCATCTTTGCGGGAGCTAATTTGCAAAGTTTGAATGTGATGAATTTAACTAGCACCAAATCAGCTATCCTATCAGCCCTAATTTATAACGCCTTGATCATTCCTGCTTTAATTCCCTTAGCTCTAACAGGTGTCAAATTTAGACCTTTGACAGCTAATCAGCTATTGCAACGCAATATATTAATTTATGGCTTAGGTGGAGTGATTGCTCCATTTATCGCCATTAAACTCCTAGATATAGTGATTACTTTAGTAGGGCTAGCTTAA
- the kdpA gene encoding potassium-transporting ATPase subunit KdpA, with protein sequence MGQSLLQIGLTLCIVIAITPLLGRYIARVFLGERTLLDRLMNPIERSFYVITGIRPKDEMTGWQYARAILYTNLCMGIFVYLLIYYQRLLPWNPNGFAAPNWNILLHTVVSFVTNTDQQHYTPETTLSYFSQVAALGFLMFTSAGTGIAVSIAFIRGLTGKTLGNFYVDLIRAITRILLPLSVIGAIALVRSGVPQTLAPPVTVTTLEGGTQYIARGPVASWEMIKMLGENGGGFFTANSAHPFENPNGASNFIELIAMLAIPAAMIYAYGIFAKNMKQAWLLFWMIFVVFVILIWVAVGGELQGNPLVNNALGVEQPNLEGKEVRFGAAQTALWAVTTTTTMTGAVNGMHDSLMPSGILVTLFSLFLQIIWGGQGTGTTYLFIYLILTVFLTGLMVGRTPEIFGRKIEKREIVLASVILLIHPILVLIPSAIALAYPFTLSGITNTGFHGISQVVYEYASASANNGSGLEGLTDNTLWWNLTTSVSIVAGRYIPIVAVLLLADSMSRKQTVPETPGTLKTDSLIFTTVTAGIVLILGVLTFFPVLALGPIAEGIKLASGS encoded by the coding sequence ATGGGACAAAGTTTATTACAAATTGGCTTAACGCTATGTATTGTGATAGCAATCACACCCCTTTTAGGAAGATACATAGCTCGTGTGTTCCTTGGTGAAAGGACATTATTAGATAGGTTAATGAATCCGATAGAACGCAGTTTCTACGTGATTACAGGTATTCGCCCAAAAGATGAAATGACTGGTTGGCAGTACGCTAGAGCCATTCTCTACACTAACCTGTGCATGGGTATTTTCGTATACTTACTTATATATTATCAAAGATTATTACCTTGGAATCCCAACGGCTTTGCTGCGCCCAATTGGAATATTTTACTACATACAGTAGTTTCATTTGTCACTAATACTGACCAGCAACACTATACACCAGAAACAACCCTGAGTTACTTTTCCCAAGTGGCTGCTTTAGGATTTTTGATGTTTACCTCAGCAGGTACAGGAATAGCGGTGAGTATCGCTTTCATTCGGGGACTCACGGGTAAAACATTAGGGAACTTTTACGTTGATCTCATCCGTGCCATTACCAGAATATTATTGCCCCTTTCAGTGATTGGTGCGATCGCCCTAGTACGCTCAGGTGTACCACAAACATTAGCTCCACCTGTAACCGTCACCACCCTAGAAGGGGGAACGCAATACATCGCCAGAGGCCCTGTAGCTTCCTGGGAAATGATCAAAATGTTGGGTGAAAACGGTGGTGGTTTCTTTACTGCTAACTCCGCCCATCCCTTTGAAAATCCCAACGGAGCCTCAAACTTTATCGAACTCATCGCTATGCTGGCGATCCCCGCCGCCATGATTTATGCCTATGGCATATTTGCCAAAAACATGAAACAGGCTTGGCTACTGTTTTGGATGATATTTGTCGTGTTTGTCATCTTGATTTGGGTAGCCGTCGGTGGGGAACTACAAGGAAATCCCCTAGTGAACAACGCCTTGGGTGTAGAACAACCCAACTTAGAAGGAAAAGAAGTCAGATTTGGTGCAGCACAAACAGCCCTATGGGCAGTCACAACCACCACCACCATGACAGGTGCAGTCAACGGGATGCACGATTCTCTCATGCCATCAGGAATATTAGTGACATTATTTAGCTTATTCCTGCAAATTATCTGGGGTGGACAAGGCACAGGTACAACCTATCTCTTTATTTATCTCATTCTCACAGTCTTTTTAACTGGCTTAATGGTGGGACGTACCCCAGAAATTTTTGGGCGCAAAATCGAAAAACGCGAAATTGTCCTCGCCAGCGTCATTTTACTGATTCACCCCATCTTAGTCCTAATTCCCAGTGCGATCGCCCTCGCCTATCCCTTCACCCTCTCCGGCATCACCAACACCGGCTTTCATGGCATTTCCCAAGTAGTTTACGAATACGCCTCAGCCAGTGCTAACAACGGTTCTGGTTTAGAAGGACTCACCGATAACACCCTATGGTGGAACTTAACCACCAGCGTCAGCATTGTCGCCGGCAGATATATTCCCATAGTTGCCGTCTTACTATTAGCCGATAGTATGTCTCGCAAACAAACAGTACCCGAAACCCCTGGCACACTCAAAACAGACTCCTTAATATTTACAACAGTTACAGCCGGCATCGTCTTGATTTTAGGAGTGTTAACATTCTTCCCAGTCTTAGCACTAGGCCCCATCGCCGAAGGCATTAAACTTGCATCCGGCAGTTAA
- the priA gene encoding primosomal protein N' encodes MYITNVKSQNLVVNEDTEIYKSLPNGNCYVEVLVDFPGNSGLFTYRLPPQLEIQPGDILSVPFGAQQVGGIAVRLLSQPSIDLPPEKIREVEDVVSSGFFSSAYWELLNRVASYYYTPLIQVIRVALPPGLLGRSQRRIRLIMTQKELSTVTTFLSPTAQQILHLLQNQTAGDYSFAYLQQKVKSAYRGVRELLRMGLVESYLEPPRTTKPKRQKAVILIDAIERDLTTRQREILEVLRRRGGELWQSELLQITNASASILKTIEQKGYIAIEEREILRTEQGQAIGLDQPKLLNSAQAYALETIQKLDGFHQILLHGITGSGKTEVYLQAIAPIIAQGKSALVLVPEIGLTPQLTDRFRARFGNKISVYHSALSEGERYDTWRQMLTGDPQIIIGTRSAIFAPLPNIGLIILDEEHDSSFKQDTPIPTYHARTVAQWRAELESCPLLLGSATPSLESWVNVAGQEVEGRGQGAGGRQEVEGRGQGAGGEFFSTAQCPMPNAQSPAPSPQSLVPTHYLSLPERINSRPLPPIEIVDMRQELQDGNRSIFSRSLQQALIQLQEKKQQGILFIHRRGHSTFVSCRSCGYVLECPHCDVSLSYHQTEVGAPQLLRCHYCNYVRSHPQNCPECMSPYLKFFGSGTQRVAQELSRQFPELTYIRFDSDTTRNKGAHRTLLTKFANGEANLLVGTQMLTKGLDLPQVTLVGVVAADGLLHLSDYRANERAFQTLTQVAGRAGRGDDPGRVIMQTYTPEHPVIEAVRNHDYHSFVQTELEQRQALNYPPTGRLILLRLSSLDPIQVQNTAQIIATALSTNEEFEILGPAPASVMRVANRYRWQILLKFDPQTLPQLPDWDAVRSLCCDSVSLTIDVDPLNIM; translated from the coding sequence ATGTATATTACTAACGTGAAATCACAGAATTTAGTGGTTAATGAGGATACAGAAATTTATAAATCATTGCCAAATGGGAATTGCTACGTTGAAGTATTGGTAGACTTTCCAGGCAATTCAGGATTGTTTACTTACCGTTTACCACCACAATTAGAAATACAACCAGGAGACATATTAAGTGTGCCTTTTGGCGCACAACAAGTAGGAGGAATAGCTGTAAGACTGTTGAGTCAGCCCAGCATTGACTTACCACCAGAGAAAATTCGAGAAGTAGAAGATGTAGTCAGTTCTGGTTTTTTTAGTAGTGCTTATTGGGAATTGTTAAATAGAGTTGCATCATATTACTATACGCCTCTCATACAAGTGATACGTGTAGCTTTACCACCAGGATTATTGGGGCGATCGCAACGTCGTATCCGGTTAATCATGACCCAAAAAGAGTTATCAACCGTAACCACTTTTTTAAGTCCGACAGCACAGCAAATTCTGCATCTTTTGCAAAATCAAACAGCAGGGGACTATAGTTTCGCGTATTTACAACAAAAAGTCAAATCTGCTTATCGGGGAGTGCGGGAGTTATTGCGAATGGGCTTAGTAGAAAGTTACTTAGAACCGCCCCGCACCACAAAACCAAAAAGACAAAAAGCAGTCATATTAATAGATGCCATAGAGAGAGATCTAACCACACGCCAAAGAGAAATTTTAGAAGTATTACGCAGGCGTGGTGGTGAATTATGGCAAAGTGAATTACTGCAAATAACTAACGCCAGTGCTTCTATTCTTAAGACAATCGAACAGAAAGGTTACATAGCCATAGAAGAACGAGAAATATTACGCACAGAACAAGGTCAAGCCATAGGTTTAGATCAACCGAAATTATTAAATTCAGCCCAAGCTTATGCTTTAGAAACTATTCAAAAGTTAGATGGATTCCATCAAATATTGTTGCATGGCATTACAGGTTCAGGAAAAACAGAAGTATATTTACAAGCGATCGCTCCCATCATTGCCCAAGGTAAATCAGCCTTAGTTTTAGTCCCAGAAATTGGACTCACACCCCAACTCACAGATAGATTTCGCGCCCGCTTCGGCAATAAAATCAGCGTCTATCACAGCGCACTATCCGAAGGCGAACGTTACGACACCTGGCGACAAATGCTCACAGGCGATCCCCAAATCATCATCGGCACACGCAGTGCCATCTTCGCCCCCTTACCCAACATAGGGTTAATCATCCTCGACGAAGAACACGACTCCAGCTTTAAACAAGACACCCCCATTCCCACCTACCACGCCCGCACAGTCGCCCAGTGGCGCGCCGAATTAGAAAGCTGTCCCCTACTTCTGGGTTCCGCGACACCCTCTTTGGAGAGTTGGGTGAATGTGGCAGGGCAAGAGGTAGAGGGCAGGGGGCAGGGGGCAGGGGGCAGACAAGAGGTAGAGGGCAGGGGGCAGGGGGCAGGGGGAGAGTTTTTCTCCACTGCCCAATGCCCAATGCCCAATGCCCAGTCCCCAGCCCCCAGTCCCCAGTCCCTAGTCCCCACTCACTACCTCTCCCTCCCCGAACGCATTAATTCCCGCCCCTTACCACCGATAGAAATTGTGGATATGCGGCAAGAACTGCAAGACGGGAATCGGTCTATATTTAGTAGATCACTGCAACAAGCTTTAATACAACTGCAAGAGAAAAAACAACAGGGGATTTTATTTATCCATCGTCGGGGACACAGCACCTTTGTCTCTTGTCGTAGCTGTGGTTATGTCTTGGAATGTCCTCACTGTGATGTTTCCTTGTCTTATCATCAAACCGAAGTCGGCGCGCCCCAACTACTGCGCTGTCATTATTGTAATTATGTGCGATCGCATCCCCAAAACTGCCCTGAATGTATGTCCCCTTACCTCAAATTTTTTGGTAGCGGGACTCAGCGAGTCGCCCAAGAATTAAGCCGACAGTTCCCAGAATTAACCTATATCCGCTTTGATAGCGATACCACCCGCAACAAAGGCGCGCATCGTACCTTACTCACTAAATTTGCTAACGGCGAAGCAAATTTATTAGTAGGTACACAAATGCTTACCAAAGGGTTAGACTTACCCCAAGTCACACTCGTGGGAGTAGTGGCGGCTGACGGCTTACTGCATTTGTCAGATTATCGCGCCAATGAACGCGCCTTTCAAACCCTCACCCAAGTAGCCGGACGTGCAGGCAGAGGTGACGATCCTGGTAGAGTCATTATGCAAACTTATACCCCAGAACATCCTGTTATCGAAGCAGTGAGAAATCACGATTATCACTCCTTCGTACAGACTGAATTAGAACAAAGACAAGCCCTCAATTATCCGCCCACAGGCAGGTTAATTTTATTACGCTTGAGTAGCCTTGACCCCATCCAAGTACAAAATACAGCCCAAATTATTGCTACAGCTTTAAGTACCAATGAGGAATTTGAAATATTAGGGCCAGCACCAGCTAGTGTGATGCGAGTCGCCAACCGTTACCGATGGCAGATATTGCTGAAATTTGACCCCCAAACCCTGCCACAATTACCAGACTGGGATGCAGTGCGATCGCTCTGTTGTGATAGCGTTAGCTTGACGATAGATGTTGATCCCCTAAATATCATGTAA